One genomic window of Branchiostoma lanceolatum isolate klBraLanc5 chromosome 5, klBraLanc5.hap2, whole genome shotgun sequence includes the following:
- the LOC136434623 gene encoding uncharacterized protein isoform X2: MASPRGKGDSGQFDFESWCRANRIHDRIVAFLRREELMTPKLLFRLTSEDKVMLSQEGGGVQQRDIDRLETAIDQLFHERHRKSSAGFSPTHLSALDKLRTQSESGEVRGGITKTTPRQATTLPDKQRKDIGEDRHPTPTAFDRDVVARRTFPPLDNRNRYSLRPETMSKPTDSGSPVISSEKSSWSRGRVPPNSEGRVDRMRALFSSSTENTASSRLKASPTKTHTRSEDLNRPGKRSSFVPLQDHVSKRFPYLTDESTKRHSMPLERTFEDTGTGSESSDKPHTSIILQPEHPKSSLSSRLDYSVTKSESDILKHESSIMTSAIPEERQSPVYKNMPSDWLYDFPKPMRDRTDRFKRSDVFRRSLPPTPISSGNEDFLKIISKQVAGIDEEIDHPTLEPDDMTLSKELDTEWFQRAHLLRNTAPMPARSPATVARRGVEPHGLPLVSKPLDHWSPSEVRQYFEADPQEDVRRHASLFEKNSVSGWDLVSKDDLDGFLKTELKITNAGHRRKIQRRISTLQRRQVLRPGAVPSPVAEPKNLTIVYNDGRKVTATWKPPRHKIDGYVVTVTELYEPYTELVMRRLNHPEDTSITCEGLQPKTHYVIRVVALCGDEESEPLSQPFRTSEELHGDSSPRTVKRSASINNQSHYMTPAPLYHVYQTERIPILVKSDTQGPPTLTWMSSSTPTWDKFPQVIQSGIKYRLTQKQRQLQEAMFEVLSSEESFIKSMYVLGEHFLRNLEKNNVEGGQALTLISVHVAHVINASRAFLSDLQARVREQAPVVSDVCDIILRHASKRFQEPYVTYCRNMHYHSKALIGLMEAEKSFCDDVRQLETDPQCGNLPMTAFLLTPMQRVTRFPLLVERILTFRDVNSEYFETAEQARQTTKALAVRCNQAAYKEQQAMELEELVVNKLRLAKCKPPFSLLDKSRWIVKQGELIWVRDKGPNTHRYVILLSDCLLIAKKLHKRGSEATYELVNYCMRNRLDVEEVNKIYDDSENSSSSDRSEGGKRRLSSFLQNLYFFKPKPTNKLRVTLHEDSSGQHQEMVFSLKTESELTRWVEALQYSAADPQGGKIYPDWDCPMTVVTKSRNAAQPDELSLERGDIVRVLRKMHDGMWHGETIHDGRQGWLPHICVEEVKNSDHYKAKQLRQKHGSSPEKDVKEYTYVALFDLEPEFPTALRLQKDQKVEILDFRDDEWYQARLLDTLEVGLVPAGYVAPMDDLQREEWYLGSMDRKDADALLRARTCGVGTYLVRETQSTKGSHLYTISVKNKDKEGREVIRRFKVERTKHNKLRVSKEQEYDTLQELMKELIEKGSIAGCPLDQPCPKPKPQIKDFKGRWEVSRERIKLGKKLGQGQFGDVVEGFWNGDADETAVKVAVKTTRAGSTVSTF, translated from the exons ATGGCGTCGCCTCGGGGGAAGGGCGACAGCGGGCAGTTTGATTTCGAGTCCTGGTGCCGTGCGAACAGAATCCACGACAGGATCGTGGCTTTCCTACGGCGTGAGGAACTCATGACGCCGAAGCTGCTGTTCCGACTGACCAGCGAGGACAAGGTCATGCTGTCCCAGGAAGGGGGAGGGGTACAGCAGCGTGACATTGACAGACTAGAAACCGCCATTGATCAGCTGTTCCACGAAAGACACAGAAAGTCGTCTGCGGGCTTCTCGCCGACACACCTGTCCGCTTTGGATAAACTCAG GACCCAAAGCGAATCCGGTGAAGTACGGGGAGGAATCACCAAGACCACTCCCAGACAAGCCACAACACTCCCAGACAAACAGCGCAAAGACATCGGTGAAGACCGTCACCCGACGCCGACGGCTTTCGACAGAGACGTCGTTGCCCGTAGAACTTTTCCTCCATTAGATAATAGAAATAGGTATTCTCTTAGACCAGAGACAATGTCGAAACCAACGGATTCAGGTTCACCAGTTATCTCGAGCGAAAAGTCATCATGGTCAAGAGGAAGGGTTCCTCCTAATTCAGAAGGCAGGGTTGACAGAATGCGTGCTCTCTTTTCAAGTTCAACGGAAAATACCGCCTCGTCACGGCTAAAAGCGTCTCCAACAAAAACGCATACGCGGTCCGAAGATCTGAACAGACCTGGTAAGAGATCATCCTTCGTTCCTCTTCAAGACCATGTGAGTAAAAGGTTTCCCTATTTGACAGATGAGTCGACCAAAAGACATTCCATGCCCCTTGAGAGAACATTTGAAGATACCGGCACGGGAAGTGAATCATCGGACAAACCTCACACCTCTATCATTCTACAGCCTGAGCATCCTAAATCTTCGTTGTCGTCTAGGCTAGACTATTCGGTCACTAAGAGCGAGTCAGATATACTAAAACACGAATCTTCCATCATGACAAGTGCAATACCAGAGGAGCGCCAGTCACCGGTATACAAGAACATGCCTTCTGATTGGCTCTACGACTTTCCAAAACCTATGAGAGACAGAACAGATCGTTTCAAGAGGTCCGACGTGTTTCGAAGGTCCCTACCCCCTACCCCTATATCGTCAGGGAATGAAGACTTCTTGAAGATAATTTCGAAACAAGTAGCAGGAATTGACGAAGAAATAGACCACCCAACATTAGAACCTGACGACATGACGTTAAGCAAAGAACTAGACACGGAATGGTTTCAGAGAGCACACTTGCTCCGAAACACAGCTCCGATGCCTGCAAGATCACCTGCGACGGTGGCGAGACGGGGAGTTGAACCACACGGGCTCCCGTTGGTGTCAAAGCCCCTCGACCACTGGTCGCCATCGGAAGTGCGGCAGTACTTCGAAGCCGATCCTCAAGAGGACGTTCGCCGTCACGCCAGTCTTTTCGAAAAGAACTCGGTGAGCGGTTGGGATTTGGTCTCGAAAGACGACCTAGACGGCTTCCTGAAGACTGAGCTGAAGATCACAAACGCGGGGCACAGGAGGAAGATCCAGCGGCGGATCTCCACTCTCCAGCGGCGGCAGGTGCTCCGACCAGGCGCGGTGCCGTCCCCCGTCGCCGAGCCGAAGAACTTGACGATCGTTTACAACGATGGCAGGAAGGTGACGGCCACCTGGAAGCCTCCTCGGCACAAGATCGACGGCTATGTGGTGACGGTGACGGAACTGTACGAGCCGTACACAGAGCTCGTCATGAGGAGGTTGAACCACCCCGAGGACACGTCCATCACCTGCGAGGGTCTGCAGCCCAAGACTCACTACGTCATCCGCGTGGTGGCGCTTTGCGGAGACGAGGAGAGCGAACCGCTCTCCCAGCCCTTCCGTACGAGCGAGGAACTCCACGGCGACTCTTCTCCTCGGACAGTCAAGCGTAGTGCCTCCATCAACAACCAGAGCCACTACATGACCCCTGCTCCACTCTACCACGTGTATCAGACGGAAAGGATACCTATCTTGGTAAAGAGCGACACTCAAGGACCGCCTACGCTCACCTGGATGTCTTCAAGTACCCCCACCTGGGACAAGTTTCCTCAAGTCATCCAGAGCGGGATCAAGTACCGTCTTACCCAGAAGCAGAGGCAGCTTCAAGAGGCCATGTTTGAGGTGCTGTCGTCCGAGGAGTCGTTCATCAAGAGTATGTACGTCTTGGGAGAACACTTCTTGAGGAACCTGGAGAAGAATAACGTCGAGGGCGGACAGGCGCTGACCTTGATCTCCGTTCACGTCGCCCACGTCATCAACGCCAGCCGGGCCTTCCTGTCCGACCTGCAGGCGCGCGTGCGCGAACAGGCCCCCGTCGTCTCGGACGTGTGTGACATCATCCTACGTCACGCCAGCAAGCGGTTCCAGGAGCCGTACGTCACCTACTGCAGGAACATGCACTACCACTCCAAGGCGCTGATCGGGCTCATGGAGGCCGAGAAGTCTTTCTGCGACGACGTGCGGCAGTTGGAAACCGACCCGCAGTGCGGAAACCTCCCCATGACCGCCTTCTTGTTAACCCCCATGCAGAGAGTGACGCGCTTCCCTCTCCTTGTGGAGCGAATCCTGACGTTCAGGGACGTTAACTCAGAGTACTTTGAGACAGCAGAGCAGGCCCGGCAGACAACGAAGGCCCTTGCCGTAAGATGTAACCAAGCAGCTTACAAAGAGCAGCAGGCGATGGAGCTAGAAGAGCTAGTAGTCAACAAGCTTCGCCTCGCGAAGTGCAAACCGCCGTTTTCTCTGCTCGACAAGAGTCGCTGGATTGTGAAACAGGGTGAACTGATTTGGGTCAGAGACAAGGGTCCAAACACCCACCGCTATGTCATCCTTCTATCGGACTGTCTACTCATCGCAAAGAAGCTGCACAAAAGGGGCAGCGAAGCCACCTACGAACTTGTCAACTACTGCATGCGCAACAGGCTTGATGTAGAAGAAGTCAATAAGATCTACGACGATTCAGAGAACTCGTCCTCGTCTGATCGCTCTGAGGGAGGCAAAAGGAGGTTGTCATCATTTCTCCAGAATCTGTATTTCTTTAAACCCAAGCCGACCAACAAACTGCGCGTGACTCTACACGAGGACAGCTCCGGGCAGCACCAGGAGATGGTGTTCTCGCTAAAGACGGAGAGCGAGCTGACGCGGTGGGTGGAGGCGCTGCAGTACAGCGCTGCCGACCCGCAAGGGGGGAAGATCTACCCGGACTGGGACTGCCCCATGACGGTCGTGACGAAGAGCAGGAACGCTGCGCAGCCGGACGAGCTGTCCCTGGAACGGGGGGACATCGTGAGGGTGCTGCGGAAGATGCACGACGGCATGTGGCACGGAGAGACCATCCACGACGGCAGACAGGGCTGGTTGCCGCACATCTGCGTGGAGGAAGTCAAAAACAGCGACCACTACAAGGCCAAGCAGCTCAGGCAAAAGCACGGCTCCAGTCCAGAAAAAGACGTCAAAG AATACACATACGTGGCACTGTTCGACTTGGAGCCGGAGTTCCCGACAGCCCTGCGCTTACAGAAGGACCAGAAAGTCGAGATCTTAGATTTCAG GGATGATGAGTGGTACCAAGCGCGACTGTTGGACACTTTGGAGGTCGGACTGGTACCGGCAGGCTATGTCGCACCCATGGACGACCTACAGCGGGAAGA GTGGTACCTCGGTTCCATGGACAGGAAAGACGCGGACGCTCTGCTGCGGGCTCGGACCTGTGGCGTCGGGACGTATCTGGTCAGGGAAACTCAGAGCACTAAAG GATCGCATTTGTACACGATTTCTGTGAAAAACAAGGACAAGGAGGGCCGAGAGGTGATCCGGCGGTTCAAGGTGGAGAGAACCAAACACAACAAGCTGCGCGTCTCCAAGGAGCAGGAGTACGACACCTTACAGGAGCTGATGAAGGAGCTCATAG AGAAAGGCAGCATTGCAGGCTGTCCACTCGACCAGCCTTGTCCCAAGCCCAAACCGCAGATCAAAGACTTCAAGGGTCGCTGGGAAGTGTCCAGGGAGAGGATCAAGCTGGGCAAGAAGCTGGGACAGGGGCAGTTCGGAGACGTGGTGGAAG GATTCTGGAACGGCGACGCCGACGAGACGGCTGTGAAGGTGGCGGTGAAGACGACTCGGGCCGGGT